In Barnesiella propionica, the sequence ACATATCAGATGACTGGTGGAGATTGGCAACTGTCAGTAAATCGTGCTACCGGAACAACTGATATTTCTAAAAATCAGGTAATACTACTTAACCAAACACAGCCGTCCTTTAAATCCGGCAGTACAATTTATTCCGGTAGTCAGCTTACAGTAAAGAATATAGAAGAATCGGATTTGAATGATAAGTTCGGAACCGGAAAACAATTACAGATTACTTCTGTTACCGAAAATGAATCTGTTACTTTGGTCCAGCATTTTTATTTGTATAATGAAAGAGACTATATTCTGACGGAATTTACGATCGAATCAGCCGAAGAACTTGAGTCTAATTATATGGCTCCTATTGTAGCTTCGGGTAGTTCAGTATTTTTGGAAACTTCAGGTAACAGAGCTCTTTTCGTACCTTATGACAATGACCAGTGGGTACGTTATAAATCAGAAAATTTTGGGAATACGGTAACCAGTTATGAAGTAGGTGCTTTATATAACCCCGATAGCAGAAAGGGCTTGGTTGTCGGTTCCGTTGAACATACTATGTGGAAGACTGGAATAGTTTACACAACGACAGAGAATGCAATGACCCGCTTGGAAGTATATGGGGGAATTACGTCTTCCGAAACACGCGATAATAAAGAACACGGTGCCGTAAAGGGAACAAAAATAAAATCTCCGTTGGTTTTTATAGGTTATTATAATGATTGGCGTGAAGGAATGGAAACCTATGCCGATGCTAATGCGATTGTGGCTCCGAAACTTCCCTGGGACCAGGGCGTACCGTTCGGTTGGAATAGCTGGGGAGCCATACAGACCAATCTGTCAAAGAAAAATGCGACCGAAGTTGCCGATTATTTTAAAGATACACTGGTTCCGGGCGGTTTTTCGAATGACGGTACCGTATATATTGGACTGGATTCATATTGGGACAATATAACTTATACCGATCTGAGATCTTTTGCGAGAAGTTGTAAAACAAAAGGATTGAAAGCCGGTATCTATTGGACCCCGTTCGTAGATTGGGCGAAAGATCCTAACCGTACAGTAGAAGGTTCTGACAATGTAAAATATAAAGATATTTATTTATATGCCAACGGTCAGCCTCAGACGATTGCAGGAGCCTATGCCATTGACCCCACTCATCCCGCAACAAAGACAAGAGCC encodes:
- a CDS encoding T9SS type A sorting domain-containing protein, with translation MKKLSLKTGVLSLLALGCSMSVSAQASENDGTYQMTGGDWQLSVNRATGTTDISKNQVILLNQTQPSFKSGSTIYSGSQLTVKNIEESDLNDKFGTGKQLQITSVTENESVTLVQHFYLYNERDYILTEFTIESAEELESNYMAPIVASGSSVFLETSGNRALFVPYDNDQWVRYKSENFGNTVTSYEVGALYNPDSRKGLVVGSVEHTMWKTGIVYTTTENAMTRLEVYGGITSSETRDNKEHGAVKGTKIKSPLVFIGYYNDWREGMETYADANAIVAPKLPWDQGVPFGWNSWGAIQTNLSKKNATEVADYFKDTLVPGGFSNDGTVYIGLDSYWDNITYTDLRSFARSCKTKGLKAGIYWTPFVDWAKDPNRTVEGSDNVKYKDIYLYANGQPQTIAGAYAIDPTHPATKTRAETYLKRFIDQGFEYIKLDFMTHGSLECDGHYDKTVYTGIQAYNQGLQHIIDFLDGKMYINLSIAPLFPANYAHSRRIACDAYKKMSETEYTLNSLTYGWWLDRVYSYNDADNMCFYGATVGENRARMTSGLVCGMFTVGDDFSSSGAAKAKELAETCLLNKEVIKLARNGRSFRPVEGAAGDAAADMFIQRVADTVYVAAFNYSIKVTQPLIDFDRLGLNKGTKYVVHEIWRDDISQKSDSWEESVPRYDVKLFKIYPGDLGSVDKTETGSGFLCYPNPCTDWLYVSNDGFEANYTILNASGQVVKEMSDSTGILSVADLEKGIYFLMSKTAEGKVNTATFIKR